One Phoenix dactylifera cultivar Barhee BC4 chromosome 8, palm_55x_up_171113_PBpolish2nd_filt_p, whole genome shotgun sequence genomic window carries:
- the LOC103710998 gene encoding protein CutA 1, chloroplastic-like, whose amino-acid sequence MIEVSSIYSAGRVKQMALPSLSRAFPISSPPYLHRPCAVPVLRRRASLVGALWVLSVGTVAALAYRTGCAQSHRRFFPFLRSKFVSQTTARNLHATRMEAASTTVPAIVVYVTVPNKQAGKKLAESIIKEQLAACVNRVPGIESVYWWDGKVQIDSEELLIIKTRESLLNALTDHVKANHEYEVPEVIALPITGGNLKYLEWIKNSTREN is encoded by the exons ATGATCGAAGTTTCTAGTATATATTCCGCTGGGAGAGTAAAACAGATGGCACTCCCGAGCCTTTCTAGAGCCTTCCCGATCTCTTCCCCTCCCTATCTTCACCGGCCCTGCGCCGTCCCGGTGCTCCGCCGCCGCGCTTCCTTGGTCGGAGCGCTTTGGGTGCTGAGCGTCGGCACCGTCGCCGCGCTCGCCTACAGGACGGGGTGTGCTCAGTCCCACCGCCGCTTCTTCCCTTTCCTCCG GTCAAAATTTGTTAGTCAAACAACTGCAAGAAATCTTCACGCTACACGAATGGAGGCTGCATCTACCACAGTACCTGCTATTGTTGTTTATGTTACTGTTCCAAACAAACAAGCAG GCAAGAAGCTTGCTGAGAGCATCATTAAGGAACAGCTTGCAGCATGTGTGAATCGAGTCCCAG GCATTGAGTCTGTTTATTGGTGGGATGGTAAG GTTCAAATAGATTCTGAGGAATTACTCATAATCAAGACAAGGGAATCCCTTCTGAATGCCTTGACAGACCATGTTAAAGCCAACCATGAATACGA GGTTCCTGAAGTGATTGCTTTGCCCATCACTGGTGGCAACCTCAAGTACCTTGAATGGATCAAGAACAGTACTAGAGAAAATTGA
- the LOC103710997 gene encoding SEC12-like protein 2 isoform X1: MARQRREIPPCSKTYGFPIYCAAWVPLDLISAAAEAAAEEEEEKGEEEKEDKGKQVGGEGSEGEPSPSQKGDRLLVALGGGGGEGRSGVPNALVVSEFDLASRSLSDQPVFRMGTDAEVPYRMAVHPGRDGILCSFPKGCRWFEWDFPESRESHKLALKSSEKKMAPLEDGGLQLALTFNAEGSTLATGGEDGHLRVFKWPSMESILDQTGAHTIVKDLHFSLDGKFLVSLGSSGPCRIWDLTSSTAIASLPREDGEVFGFCRFSQSTDNNQMLFVTAMHGDQGKIVSWNTLSWKRMGAKKVVRDPISAFNVATDGKLLAVGTVEGNIIILNSDMQVHTIVKKAHLGLVTALVFSQDSRALMSASFDSTARVTLIESRKSNGLSMLLIVFVVILAILVYLMKWKGVL, from the exons ATGGCGAGGCAACGGCGAGAGATCCCACCTTGCTCTAAAACCTACGGCTTCCCCATCTACTGCGCCGCCTGGGTCCCCCTCGACCTGATCTCGGCTGccgcggaggcggcggcggaggaggaggaagagaagggtgaggaggagaaggaagacaAGGGCAAGCAGGTAGGAGGCGAAGGAAGCGAGGGAGAACCTTCTCCGTCTCAGAAAGGGGATCGGCTCCTGGTGGCGCtgggaggaggcggaggcgaAGGCCGGAGCGGGGTTCCCAACGCCCTCGTCGTCTCCGAGTTCGATCTCGCTTCCCGATCCCTTTCCGATCAGCCG GTGTTTAGGATGGGAACGGATGCTGAAGTGCCTTATAGGATGGCTGTGCACCCAGGGAGAGACGGGATTCTTTGCTCATTTCCAAAGGGTTGCAG GTGGTTTGAATGGGATTTTCCAGAGAGCAGGGAATCCCATAAATTGGCTCTTAAATCCTCTGAAAAGAAAATGGCACCGCTGGAAGACGGTGGACTGCAGTTAGCATTAACTTTTAATGCAGAAGGTTCGACGCTTGCAACTGGTGGGGAG GATGGGCATTTGAGGGTCTTCAAGTGGCCAAGTATGGAAAGTATTCTTGATCAAACTGGTGCTCATACGATTGTGAAGGATTTGCATTTCAG CCTTGATGGAAAGTTTCTTGTGTCATTGGGAAGTAGTGGCCCTTGCAGGATTTGGGATCTGACATCATCAACAGCTATAGCCAGTCTGCCAAGGGAAGAT GGTGAAGTTTTTGGCTTCTGCAGGTTTTCTCAAAGCACTGATAATAATCAGATGCTATTTGTTACTGCAATGCATG GTGACCAAGGAAAGATAGTGTCTTGGAATACTCTTTCATGGAAGAGAATGGGGGCAAAGAAGGTAGTCCGTGACCCAATTTCTGCATTCAATGTAGCAACTGATGGTAAACTCCTTGCAGT TGGTACTGTAGAAGGAAACATCATAATCCTAAACTCAGATATGCAGGTGCATACTATAGTTAAAAAAGCGCACCTTGGCCTCGTTACAGCACTAGTATTCTCCCAAGATTCAAG GGCCTTGATGTCTGCATCCTTCGATTCAACTGCACGAGTGACGCTTATTGAAAGCAGAAAGAGTAATG GGTTGAGCATGTTGCTCATTGTCTTTGTTGTTATACTGGCAATTCTGGTATATTTGATGAAGTGGAAGGGGGTCCTTTGA
- the LOC103710997 gene encoding SEC12-like protein 2 isoform X2, protein MARQRREIPPCSKTYGFPIYCAAWVPLDLISAAAEAAAEEEEEKGEEEKEDKGKQVGGEGSEGEPSPSQKGDRLLVALGGGGGEGRSGVPNALVVSEFDLASRSLSDQPVFRMGTDAEVPYRMAVHPGRDGILCSFPKGCRWFEWDFPESRESHKLALKSSEKKMAPLEDGGLQLALTFNAEGSTLATGGEDGHLRVFKWPSMESILDQTGAHTIVKDLHFSLDGKFLVSLGSSGPCRIWDLTSSTAIASLPREDGEVFGFCRFSQSTDNNQMLFVTAMHGDQGKIVSWNTLSWKRMGAKKVVRDPISAFNVATDGKLLAVMGLQLLICVHGLEAKKACPILPGV, encoded by the exons ATGGCGAGGCAACGGCGAGAGATCCCACCTTGCTCTAAAACCTACGGCTTCCCCATCTACTGCGCCGCCTGGGTCCCCCTCGACCTGATCTCGGCTGccgcggaggcggcggcggaggaggaggaagagaagggtgaggaggagaaggaagacaAGGGCAAGCAGGTAGGAGGCGAAGGAAGCGAGGGAGAACCTTCTCCGTCTCAGAAAGGGGATCGGCTCCTGGTGGCGCtgggaggaggcggaggcgaAGGCCGGAGCGGGGTTCCCAACGCCCTCGTCGTCTCCGAGTTCGATCTCGCTTCCCGATCCCTTTCCGATCAGCCG GTGTTTAGGATGGGAACGGATGCTGAAGTGCCTTATAGGATGGCTGTGCACCCAGGGAGAGACGGGATTCTTTGCTCATTTCCAAAGGGTTGCAG GTGGTTTGAATGGGATTTTCCAGAGAGCAGGGAATCCCATAAATTGGCTCTTAAATCCTCTGAAAAGAAAATGGCACCGCTGGAAGACGGTGGACTGCAGTTAGCATTAACTTTTAATGCAGAAGGTTCGACGCTTGCAACTGGTGGGGAG GATGGGCATTTGAGGGTCTTCAAGTGGCCAAGTATGGAAAGTATTCTTGATCAAACTGGTGCTCATACGATTGTGAAGGATTTGCATTTCAG CCTTGATGGAAAGTTTCTTGTGTCATTGGGAAGTAGTGGCCCTTGCAGGATTTGGGATCTGACATCATCAACAGCTATAGCCAGTCTGCCAAGGGAAGAT GGTGAAGTTTTTGGCTTCTGCAGGTTTTCTCAAAGCACTGATAATAATCAGATGCTATTTGTTACTGCAATGCATG GTGACCAAGGAAAGATAGTGTCTTGGAATACTCTTTCATGGAAGAGAATGGGGGCAAAGAAGGTAGTCCGTGACCCAATTTCTGCATTCAATGTAGCAACTGATGGTAAACTCCTTGCAGT GATGGGTCTGCAATTGCTGATATGTGTTCATGGATTGGAAGCAAAGAAAGCATGTCCCATTTTACCTGGAGTCTAA